CCGCGATCGGTTCGTATCGTGGTCGACGCACTGGTTTGATATTTGCGAACGCTGTTTGCATGCTTTTGGTCTGCATGCTGTTGCCATTCGCTTCTAATCAAGGATTTGCCAACGACTCTTCGCACACCGGCGTGTTAAAAGGTCTCGACCTGGATGGTCGGTTGATTCGATTGGGACAGTCCGGCGATACCAAGGCCGTCGCGGTCGTCTTCTTGTCCACGCATTGTCCGATCAGCAACGGTTATCTTCCGTTGCTCAACGACTACGCATCGGAATTCGGTGAGCAAGGCATCGAGTTGGTCGGCGTGATTTCCGATCCTTCGGTGACACGCTCGGACGCGAAAAAGCACAGCGCCGATTACCGAGTTGAGTTTCCGGTGCTGTTCG
The nucleotide sequence above comes from Rhodopirellula bahusiensis. Encoded proteins:
- a CDS encoding redoxin domain-containing protein — protein: MVPDQIQGTAIGSYRGRRTGLIFANAVCMLLVCMLLPFASNQGFANDSSHTGVLKGLDLDGRLIRLGQSGDTKAVAVVFLSTHCPISNGYLPLLNDYASEFGEQGIELVGVISDPSVTRSDAKKHSADYRVEFPVLFDGSGELRLALSPTHTPLSLPTSLVRLVKHLVEFYRFSALNSGRET